A stretch of Phragmites australis chromosome 12, lpPhrAust1.1, whole genome shotgun sequence DNA encodes these proteins:
- the LOC133886700 gene encoding two-component response regulator-like APRR3 isoform X3 produces the protein MKAWQVMRERAYAFDLVLTEVAMPTLSGIQLLARVVAADECKNIPVIMMSSQDSISTVLKCMQKGAVDFLVKPVRKNELRNLWQHVWRRHAMNSQINASENNAASNHLSANAADSSKTGENSDEESDGHSFGSKRETEIQSVEKLPEILKDEGAGSSRKNKIQSESYGGVNTKAHASKGSDGALSGSACNISNLQAFSAETNVRSKCLNGTTSAKFAEQIMDNALRIADASSRHPSNLGKDLAMTQPTTDRKCKSSVLESIAVTENNLGENSKGAARGHAESCPSQFLEINLGKQHCLNGYTNQEFREKDIFNHSNSSAFSRYGNKRIEPSSQQQLFPSLRIARQEPVYGKDPVLQPNGVLPSHEHNTGESRMQAQIPLDSSMDGAAILCSSRAREKAGTSSSSHRKDSLSHPSYGFIPLPIPVGAAMPYHYGAILQPLYYPQASHVHCDSAGINKAAIQHASGKFNYHENHCKLSQVDEHKQLDENQQLHHSRQILRESGEPIHMVGSHVERVNQSASCSKDIRKGSGCTGSGETDINTNTVVALESGNESGVQNCSNNGLDSDRSRREAALIKFRMKRKDRCFEKKVRYHSRKKLAEQRPRVKGQFVSQKLKSTTTTDAETDS, from the exons ATGAAGGCGTGGCAGGTCATGCGTGAGCGCGCGTACGCTTTCGACCTCGTGCTCACGGAGGTCGCCATGCCCACGCTCTCCGGCATCCAGCTGCTCGCCAGGGTCGTCGCCGCTGATGAGTGCAAGAACATCCCCGTCATCA TGATGTCGTCCCAAGATTCTATCAGCACTGTGCTTAAGTGCATGCAGAAGGGTGCGGTGGACTTCCTTGTGAAACCAGTGAGAAAGAATGAGTTGCGTAACTTATGGCAACATGTATGGAGGCGACATGCA ATGAATAGCCAAATAAATGCATCGGAAAATAATGCAGCCAGCAATCATTTGAGTGCCAATGCTGCTGATTCGTCAAAGACAGGAGAAAACAGCGATGAGGAAAGTGATGGTCAT AGCTTTGGTAGCAAGAGGGAGACTGAAATTCAGAGTGTTGAAAAATTACCTGAGATCCTTAAAGATGAAGGGGCAGGCTcatccagaaaaaataaaatacagaGCGAGTCTTATGGTGGAGTAAACACAAAAGCGCATGCCTCAAAAGGTAGTGATG GTGCTTTAAGTGGAAGTGCATGCAACATTAGTAACTTGCAAGCGTTTTCAGCCGAGACAAATGTGCGTTCCAAATGCCTTAATGGTACTACATCTGCAAAGTTTGCTGAGCAAATAATGGATAATGCTTTAAGGATTGCTGATGCAAGTTCACGTCATCCAAGCAATCTTGGCAAAGATTTGGCTATGACCCAACCAACAACTGACAGAAAATGCAAATCTTCAGTGTTGGAAAGTATTGCTGTCACGGAAAATAACCTTGGTGAAAACTCAAAGGGTGCTGCAAGAGGCCATGCTGAATCTTGCCCCTCCCAATTTCTGGAGATCAACTTAGGAAAGCAACACTGTCTTAATGGTTATACAAACCAAGAGTTCAGGGAAAAAGATATCTTTAATCACTCAAATTCGTCTGCCTTTTCAAG ATATGGTAATAAAAGGATAGAACCATCATCTCAGCAACAGTTGTTCCCTTCGCTCCGCATAGCTCGTCAAGAACCTGTTTATGGAAAGGACCCAGTTCTCCAACCCAATGGGGTATTGCCTTCCCATGAACATAATACAGGCGAGAGTAGAATGCAAGCTCAAATTCCTTTGGACAGTAGCATGGATGGTGCTGCCATCCTGTGTTCCAGTAGGGCAAGAGAAAAAGCTGGTACAAGCAGTTCCTCCCATAGAAAGGACAGTTTGAGCCATCCTTCATATGGGTTTATACCTCTTCCAATTCCTGTTGGTGCTGCGATGCCCTACCATTATGGTGCAATTCTGCAACCATTATACTACCCACAGGCTTCTCATGTGCATTGTGATTCAGCTGGAATCAACAAGGCAGCAATTCAGCATGCCTCTGGTAAATTTAATTACCATGAAAATCATTGTAAACTATCTCAGGTAGATGAACACAAACAGTTGGACGAAAATCAGCAGTTGCATCATTCAAGACAAATTCTCCGAGAATCAGGAGAACCAATTCATATGGTGGGATCTCATGTGGAGCGTGTTAACCAGAGTGCTAGCTGCAGCAAGGATATCCGTAAAGGAAGTGGATGCACTGGTAGTGGTGAAACTGACATCAATACAAATACGGTAGTTGCCCTAGAAAGTGGCAATGAAAGCGGTGTTCAGAACTGCAGTAATAATGGATTGGATAGTGATCGATCTCGCCGTGAAGCTGCCTTGATAAAGTTCCGCATGAAAAGGAAGGACAGATGCTTTGAGAAAAAG GTTAGATATCATAGCAGGAAGAAGCTCGCAGAGCAAAGACCAAGAGTTAAGGGGCAGTTTGTGAGCCAAAAGCTGAAATCAACTACGACAACAGATGCAGAAACTGACTCGTGA
- the LOC133886700 gene encoding two-component response regulator-like APRR3 isoform X2, whose protein sequence is MSPDADAVTASAAGGGGGGEASGASPSPSQSRAAAGRGVVRWDQILPRCSLRVLLVEHDDSTRQVVTALLRKCGYRVAAVADGMKAWQVMRERAYAFDLVLTEVAMPTLSGIQLLARVVAADECKNIPVIMMSSQDSISTVLKCMQKGAVDFLVKPVRKNELRNLWQHVWRRHAMNSQINASENNAASNHLSANAADSSKTGENSDEESDGHSFGSKRETEIQSVEKLPEILKDEGAGSSRKNKIQSESYGGVNTKAHASKGALSGSACNISNLQAFSAETNVRSKCLNGTTSAKFAEQIMDNALRIADASSRHPSNLGKDLAMTQPTTDRKCKSSVLESIAVTENNLGENSKGAARGHAESCPSQFLEINLGKQHCLNGYTNQEFREKDIFNHSNSSAFSRYGNKRIEPSSQQQLFPSLRIARQEPVYGKDPVLQPNGVLPSHEHNTGESRMQAQIPLDSSMDGAAILCSSRAREKAGTSSSSHRKDSLSHPSYGFIPLPIPVGAAMPYHYGAILQPLYYPQASHVHCDSAGINKAAIQHASGKFNYHENHCKLSQVDEHKQLDENQQLHHSRQILRESGEPIHMVGSHVERVNQSASCSKDIRKGSGCTGSGETDINTNTVVALESGNESGVQNCSNNGLDSDRSRREAALIKFRMKRKDRCFEKKVRYHSRKKLAEQRPRVKGQFVSQKLKSTTTTDAETDS, encoded by the exons ATGTCTCCCGACGCCGACGCGGTCAcggcctccgccgccggcgGGGGCGGTGGCGGAGAGGCTTCTGgcgcgtcgccgtcgccgtcccaGTCCCGCGCCGCCGCTGGCCGGGGGGTGGTGCGGTGGGACCAGATCCTCCCGCGCTGCTCCCTCCGGGTCCTCCTCGTCGAGCACGACGACTCCACGCGCCAGGTCGTCACCGCGCTCCTCCGCAAGTGCGGCTACCGCG tggcggcggtggcggacggGATGAAGGCGTGGCAGGTCATGCGTGAGCGCGCGTACGCTTTCGACCTCGTGCTCACGGAGGTCGCCATGCCCACGCTCTCCGGCATCCAGCTGCTCGCCAGGGTCGTCGCCGCTGATGAGTGCAAGAACATCCCCGTCATCA TGATGTCGTCCCAAGATTCTATCAGCACTGTGCTTAAGTGCATGCAGAAGGGTGCGGTGGACTTCCTTGTGAAACCAGTGAGAAAGAATGAGTTGCGTAACTTATGGCAACATGTATGGAGGCGACATGCA ATGAATAGCCAAATAAATGCATCGGAAAATAATGCAGCCAGCAATCATTTGAGTGCCAATGCTGCTGATTCGTCAAAGACAGGAGAAAACAGCGATGAGGAAAGTGATGGTCAT AGCTTTGGTAGCAAGAGGGAGACTGAAATTCAGAGTGTTGAAAAATTACCTGAGATCCTTAAAGATGAAGGGGCAGGCTcatccagaaaaaataaaatacagaGCGAGTCTTATGGTGGAGTAAACACAAAAGCGCATGCCTCAAAAG GTGCTTTAAGTGGAAGTGCATGCAACATTAGTAACTTGCAAGCGTTTTCAGCCGAGACAAATGTGCGTTCCAAATGCCTTAATGGTACTACATCTGCAAAGTTTGCTGAGCAAATAATGGATAATGCTTTAAGGATTGCTGATGCAAGTTCACGTCATCCAAGCAATCTTGGCAAAGATTTGGCTATGACCCAACCAACAACTGACAGAAAATGCAAATCTTCAGTGTTGGAAAGTATTGCTGTCACGGAAAATAACCTTGGTGAAAACTCAAAGGGTGCTGCAAGAGGCCATGCTGAATCTTGCCCCTCCCAATTTCTGGAGATCAACTTAGGAAAGCAACACTGTCTTAATGGTTATACAAACCAAGAGTTCAGGGAAAAAGATATCTTTAATCACTCAAATTCGTCTGCCTTTTCAAG ATATGGTAATAAAAGGATAGAACCATCATCTCAGCAACAGTTGTTCCCTTCGCTCCGCATAGCTCGTCAAGAACCTGTTTATGGAAAGGACCCAGTTCTCCAACCCAATGGGGTATTGCCTTCCCATGAACATAATACAGGCGAGAGTAGAATGCAAGCTCAAATTCCTTTGGACAGTAGCATGGATGGTGCTGCCATCCTGTGTTCCAGTAGGGCAAGAGAAAAAGCTGGTACAAGCAGTTCCTCCCATAGAAAGGACAGTTTGAGCCATCCTTCATATGGGTTTATACCTCTTCCAATTCCTGTTGGTGCTGCGATGCCCTACCATTATGGTGCAATTCTGCAACCATTATACTACCCACAGGCTTCTCATGTGCATTGTGATTCAGCTGGAATCAACAAGGCAGCAATTCAGCATGCCTCTGGTAAATTTAATTACCATGAAAATCATTGTAAACTATCTCAGGTAGATGAACACAAACAGTTGGACGAAAATCAGCAGTTGCATCATTCAAGACAAATTCTCCGAGAATCAGGAGAACCAATTCATATGGTGGGATCTCATGTGGAGCGTGTTAACCAGAGTGCTAGCTGCAGCAAGGATATCCGTAAAGGAAGTGGATGCACTGGTAGTGGTGAAACTGACATCAATACAAATACGGTAGTTGCCCTAGAAAGTGGCAATGAAAGCGGTGTTCAGAACTGCAGTAATAATGGATTGGATAGTGATCGATCTCGCCGTGAAGCTGCCTTGATAAAGTTCCGCATGAAAAGGAAGGACAGATGCTTTGAGAAAAAG GTTAGATATCATAGCAGGAAGAAGCTCGCAGAGCAAAGACCAAGAGTTAAGGGGCAGTTTGTGAGCCAAAAGCTGAAATCAACTACGACAACAGATGCAGAAACTGACTCGTGA
- the LOC133886700 gene encoding two-component response regulator-like APRR3 isoform X4 → MLESVRNVGVEVVCSQSFRVMSSQDSISTVLKCMQKGAVDFLVKPVRKNELRNLWQHVWRRHAMNSQINASENNAASNHLSANAADSSKTGENSDEESDGHSFGSKRETEIQSVEKLPEILKDEGAGSSRKNKIQSESYGGVNTKAHASKGSDGALSGSACNISNLQAFSAETNVRSKCLNGTTSAKFAEQIMDNALRIADASSRHPSNLGKDLAMTQPTTDRKCKSSVLESIAVTENNLGENSKGAARGHAESCPSQFLEINLGKQHCLNGYTNQEFREKDIFNHSNSSAFSRYGNKRIEPSSQQQLFPSLRIARQEPVYGKDPVLQPNGVLPSHEHNTGESRMQAQIPLDSSMDGAAILCSSRAREKAGTSSSSHRKDSLSHPSYGFIPLPIPVGAAMPYHYGAILQPLYYPQASHVHCDSAGINKAAIQHASGKFNYHENHCKLSQVDEHKQLDENQQLHHSRQILRESGEPIHMVGSHVERVNQSASCSKDIRKGSGCTGSGETDINTNTVVALESGNESGVQNCSNNGLDSDRSRREAALIKFRMKRKDRCFEKKVRYHSRKKLAEQRPRVKGQFVSQKLKSTTTTDAETDS, encoded by the exons ATGTTAGAGAGTGTTAGGAATGTGGGAGTGGAGGTAGTTTGTTCGCAAAGTTTCCGTG TGATGTCGTCCCAAGATTCTATCAGCACTGTGCTTAAGTGCATGCAGAAGGGTGCGGTGGACTTCCTTGTGAAACCAGTGAGAAAGAATGAGTTGCGTAACTTATGGCAACATGTATGGAGGCGACATGCA ATGAATAGCCAAATAAATGCATCGGAAAATAATGCAGCCAGCAATCATTTGAGTGCCAATGCTGCTGATTCGTCAAAGACAGGAGAAAACAGCGATGAGGAAAGTGATGGTCAT AGCTTTGGTAGCAAGAGGGAGACTGAAATTCAGAGTGTTGAAAAATTACCTGAGATCCTTAAAGATGAAGGGGCAGGCTcatccagaaaaaataaaatacagaGCGAGTCTTATGGTGGAGTAAACACAAAAGCGCATGCCTCAAAAGGTAGTGATG GTGCTTTAAGTGGAAGTGCATGCAACATTAGTAACTTGCAAGCGTTTTCAGCCGAGACAAATGTGCGTTCCAAATGCCTTAATGGTACTACATCTGCAAAGTTTGCTGAGCAAATAATGGATAATGCTTTAAGGATTGCTGATGCAAGTTCACGTCATCCAAGCAATCTTGGCAAAGATTTGGCTATGACCCAACCAACAACTGACAGAAAATGCAAATCTTCAGTGTTGGAAAGTATTGCTGTCACGGAAAATAACCTTGGTGAAAACTCAAAGGGTGCTGCAAGAGGCCATGCTGAATCTTGCCCCTCCCAATTTCTGGAGATCAACTTAGGAAAGCAACACTGTCTTAATGGTTATACAAACCAAGAGTTCAGGGAAAAAGATATCTTTAATCACTCAAATTCGTCTGCCTTTTCAAG ATATGGTAATAAAAGGATAGAACCATCATCTCAGCAACAGTTGTTCCCTTCGCTCCGCATAGCTCGTCAAGAACCTGTTTATGGAAAGGACCCAGTTCTCCAACCCAATGGGGTATTGCCTTCCCATGAACATAATACAGGCGAGAGTAGAATGCAAGCTCAAATTCCTTTGGACAGTAGCATGGATGGTGCTGCCATCCTGTGTTCCAGTAGGGCAAGAGAAAAAGCTGGTACAAGCAGTTCCTCCCATAGAAAGGACAGTTTGAGCCATCCTTCATATGGGTTTATACCTCTTCCAATTCCTGTTGGTGCTGCGATGCCCTACCATTATGGTGCAATTCTGCAACCATTATACTACCCACAGGCTTCTCATGTGCATTGTGATTCAGCTGGAATCAACAAGGCAGCAATTCAGCATGCCTCTGGTAAATTTAATTACCATGAAAATCATTGTAAACTATCTCAGGTAGATGAACACAAACAGTTGGACGAAAATCAGCAGTTGCATCATTCAAGACAAATTCTCCGAGAATCAGGAGAACCAATTCATATGGTGGGATCTCATGTGGAGCGTGTTAACCAGAGTGCTAGCTGCAGCAAGGATATCCGTAAAGGAAGTGGATGCACTGGTAGTGGTGAAACTGACATCAATACAAATACGGTAGTTGCCCTAGAAAGTGGCAATGAAAGCGGTGTTCAGAACTGCAGTAATAATGGATTGGATAGTGATCGATCTCGCCGTGAAGCTGCCTTGATAAAGTTCCGCATGAAAAGGAAGGACAGATGCTTTGAGAAAAAG GTTAGATATCATAGCAGGAAGAAGCTCGCAGAGCAAAGACCAAGAGTTAAGGGGCAGTTTGTGAGCCAAAAGCTGAAATCAACTACGACAACAGATGCAGAAACTGACTCGTGA
- the LOC133886700 gene encoding two-component response regulator-like APRR3 isoform X1 — protein sequence MSPDADAVTASAAGGGGGGEASGASPSPSQSRAAAGRGVVRWDQILPRCSLRVLLVEHDDSTRQVVTALLRKCGYRVAAVADGMKAWQVMRERAYAFDLVLTEVAMPTLSGIQLLARVVAADECKNIPVIMMSSQDSISTVLKCMQKGAVDFLVKPVRKNELRNLWQHVWRRHAMNSQINASENNAASNHLSANAADSSKTGENSDEESDGHSFGSKRETEIQSVEKLPEILKDEGAGSSRKNKIQSESYGGVNTKAHASKGSDGALSGSACNISNLQAFSAETNVRSKCLNGTTSAKFAEQIMDNALRIADASSRHPSNLGKDLAMTQPTTDRKCKSSVLESIAVTENNLGENSKGAARGHAESCPSQFLEINLGKQHCLNGYTNQEFREKDIFNHSNSSAFSRYGNKRIEPSSQQQLFPSLRIARQEPVYGKDPVLQPNGVLPSHEHNTGESRMQAQIPLDSSMDGAAILCSSRAREKAGTSSSSHRKDSLSHPSYGFIPLPIPVGAAMPYHYGAILQPLYYPQASHVHCDSAGINKAAIQHASGKFNYHENHCKLSQVDEHKQLDENQQLHHSRQILRESGEPIHMVGSHVERVNQSASCSKDIRKGSGCTGSGETDINTNTVVALESGNESGVQNCSNNGLDSDRSRREAALIKFRMKRKDRCFEKKVRYHSRKKLAEQRPRVKGQFVSQKLKSTTTTDAETDS from the exons ATGTCTCCCGACGCCGACGCGGTCAcggcctccgccgccggcgGGGGCGGTGGCGGAGAGGCTTCTGgcgcgtcgccgtcgccgtcccaGTCCCGCGCCGCCGCTGGCCGGGGGGTGGTGCGGTGGGACCAGATCCTCCCGCGCTGCTCCCTCCGGGTCCTCCTCGTCGAGCACGACGACTCCACGCGCCAGGTCGTCACCGCGCTCCTCCGCAAGTGCGGCTACCGCG tggcggcggtggcggacggGATGAAGGCGTGGCAGGTCATGCGTGAGCGCGCGTACGCTTTCGACCTCGTGCTCACGGAGGTCGCCATGCCCACGCTCTCCGGCATCCAGCTGCTCGCCAGGGTCGTCGCCGCTGATGAGTGCAAGAACATCCCCGTCATCA TGATGTCGTCCCAAGATTCTATCAGCACTGTGCTTAAGTGCATGCAGAAGGGTGCGGTGGACTTCCTTGTGAAACCAGTGAGAAAGAATGAGTTGCGTAACTTATGGCAACATGTATGGAGGCGACATGCA ATGAATAGCCAAATAAATGCATCGGAAAATAATGCAGCCAGCAATCATTTGAGTGCCAATGCTGCTGATTCGTCAAAGACAGGAGAAAACAGCGATGAGGAAAGTGATGGTCAT AGCTTTGGTAGCAAGAGGGAGACTGAAATTCAGAGTGTTGAAAAATTACCTGAGATCCTTAAAGATGAAGGGGCAGGCTcatccagaaaaaataaaatacagaGCGAGTCTTATGGTGGAGTAAACACAAAAGCGCATGCCTCAAAAGGTAGTGATG GTGCTTTAAGTGGAAGTGCATGCAACATTAGTAACTTGCAAGCGTTTTCAGCCGAGACAAATGTGCGTTCCAAATGCCTTAATGGTACTACATCTGCAAAGTTTGCTGAGCAAATAATGGATAATGCTTTAAGGATTGCTGATGCAAGTTCACGTCATCCAAGCAATCTTGGCAAAGATTTGGCTATGACCCAACCAACAACTGACAGAAAATGCAAATCTTCAGTGTTGGAAAGTATTGCTGTCACGGAAAATAACCTTGGTGAAAACTCAAAGGGTGCTGCAAGAGGCCATGCTGAATCTTGCCCCTCCCAATTTCTGGAGATCAACTTAGGAAAGCAACACTGTCTTAATGGTTATACAAACCAAGAGTTCAGGGAAAAAGATATCTTTAATCACTCAAATTCGTCTGCCTTTTCAAG ATATGGTAATAAAAGGATAGAACCATCATCTCAGCAACAGTTGTTCCCTTCGCTCCGCATAGCTCGTCAAGAACCTGTTTATGGAAAGGACCCAGTTCTCCAACCCAATGGGGTATTGCCTTCCCATGAACATAATACAGGCGAGAGTAGAATGCAAGCTCAAATTCCTTTGGACAGTAGCATGGATGGTGCTGCCATCCTGTGTTCCAGTAGGGCAAGAGAAAAAGCTGGTACAAGCAGTTCCTCCCATAGAAAGGACAGTTTGAGCCATCCTTCATATGGGTTTATACCTCTTCCAATTCCTGTTGGTGCTGCGATGCCCTACCATTATGGTGCAATTCTGCAACCATTATACTACCCACAGGCTTCTCATGTGCATTGTGATTCAGCTGGAATCAACAAGGCAGCAATTCAGCATGCCTCTGGTAAATTTAATTACCATGAAAATCATTGTAAACTATCTCAGGTAGATGAACACAAACAGTTGGACGAAAATCAGCAGTTGCATCATTCAAGACAAATTCTCCGAGAATCAGGAGAACCAATTCATATGGTGGGATCTCATGTGGAGCGTGTTAACCAGAGTGCTAGCTGCAGCAAGGATATCCGTAAAGGAAGTGGATGCACTGGTAGTGGTGAAACTGACATCAATACAAATACGGTAGTTGCCCTAGAAAGTGGCAATGAAAGCGGTGTTCAGAACTGCAGTAATAATGGATTGGATAGTGATCGATCTCGCCGTGAAGCTGCCTTGATAAAGTTCCGCATGAAAAGGAAGGACAGATGCTTTGAGAAAAAG GTTAGATATCATAGCAGGAAGAAGCTCGCAGAGCAAAGACCAAGAGTTAAGGGGCAGTTTGTGAGCCAAAAGCTGAAATCAACTACGACAACAGATGCAGAAACTGACTCGTGA
- the LOC133886886 gene encoding proline-rich receptor-like protein kinase PERK2 isoform X2: MEGRAAGPAVSLVVWLLVCFDVVAVVAGDQSEAVAAGGPESSVLCVSKCGTCPTICTSSPPSIVPLTAPSPPSSLLPLSAPPPPYLELLLPPPPGDEYDLLPPPTPTTNPPQSPCPTPPSPSSSSSEPPPSPPPPPKSSSGSSSSPPSAPSHFSSPPSPPSSSNPYYYLYLSGGGKTRGRASSACAALIVAALLPVVTFFK; the protein is encoded by the coding sequence ATGGAGGGAAGAGCAGCAGGGCCGGCCGTGTCGTTGGTGGTGTGGTTGCTGGTTTGCTTCGACGTTGTGGCGGTGGTGGCCGGTGACCAGagcgaggcggtggcggcgggaggGCCGGAGTCGAGCGTGCTGTGCGTCAGCAAGTGCGGGACGTGCCCGACGATATGCACGTCGTCCCCGCCGTCGATTGTGCCTCTGACcgcgccctcgccgccgtcgtcaTTGCTGCCACTGTCCGCGCCCCCGCCGCCGTACCtggagctgctgctgccgccaccGCCTGGAGACGAGTACGACCTGCTGCCCCCGCCCACGCCGACAACGAACCCGCCGCAGTCCCCGTGCCCGACCCCGCCTtctccgtcgtcgtcgtcgtcggagcctccaccgtcaccaccaccgccaccgaaGAGCAGCAGcgggtcgtcgtcgtcgcccccGTCGGCCCCCTCCCACTTCTCGTCCCCGCCGTCCCCGCCGTCGTCGTCCAACCCGTACTACTACCTCTACCTCTCCGGCGGTGGCAAGACCCGCGGCCGCGCGTCGAGCGCTTGCGCGGCCCTCATCGTGGCCGCGCTCCTGCCCGTCGTCACCTTTTTCAAGTGA
- the LOC133886886 gene encoding arabinogalactan protein 1-like isoform X1, translated as MTGCILSSQLANIFRWSLHLKAAMEGRAAGPAVSLVVWLLVCFDVVAVVAGDQSEAVAAGGPESSVLCVSKCGTCPTICTSSPPSIVPLTAPSPPSSLLPLSAPPPPYLELLLPPPPGDEYDLLPPPTPTTNPPQSPCPTPPSPSSSSSEPPPSPPPPPKSSSGSSSSPPSAPSHFSSPPSPPSSSNPYYYLYLSGGGKTRGRASSACAALIVAALLPVVTFFK; from the exons ATGACAGGGTGCATCCTCTCATCTCAGCTAGCTAATATATTCCGTTGGAGCTTGCACCTCAAG GCGGCAATGGAGGGAAGAGCAGCAGGGCCGGCCGTGTCGTTGGTGGTGTGGTTGCTGGTTTGCTTCGACGTTGTGGCGGTGGTGGCCGGTGACCAGagcgaggcggtggcggcgggaggGCCGGAGTCGAGCGTGCTGTGCGTCAGCAAGTGCGGGACGTGCCCGACGATATGCACGTCGTCCCCGCCGTCGATTGTGCCTCTGACcgcgccctcgccgccgtcgtcaTTGCTGCCACTGTCCGCGCCCCCGCCGCCGTACCtggagctgctgctgccgccaccGCCTGGAGACGAGTACGACCTGCTGCCCCCGCCCACGCCGACAACGAACCCGCCGCAGTCCCCGTGCCCGACCCCGCCTtctccgtcgtcgtcgtcgtcggagcctccaccgtcaccaccaccgccaccgaaGAGCAGCAGcgggtcgtcgtcgtcgcccccGTCGGCCCCCTCCCACTTCTCGTCCCCGCCGTCCCCGCCGTCGTCGTCCAACCCGTACTACTACCTCTACCTCTCCGGCGGTGGCAAGACCCGCGGCCGCGCGTCGAGCGCTTGCGCGGCCCTCATCGTGGCCGCGCTCCTGCCCGTCGTCACCTTTTTCAAGTGA